In Anopheles gambiae chromosome 2, idAnoGambNW_F1_1, whole genome shotgun sequence, a single window of DNA contains:
- the LOC133391936 gene encoding BTB/POZ domain-containing protein 9-like codes for MIDHSDQVLVSLAELCTSDEYSDVTFVVQNERISAHRAILAVRCEYFRALLYGGLEESKQTEITLDVSSTAFKHLLRYIYTGSLELKDMEVDDILTLLGLVHQYGITAFVKAISDYLYGVLTVENVCTIADEARLLDLKDLMDKCYEFIDENTRSIMKLESFCNLSYEMVSSVLDRDSLNIEEIDLFQAIHKWCTSNSEIGEKKKVIYDKIRYAAIPRKNLILTVRPTGVVNSDQLLDIICTQDDTPKEQEVHPYRAISLPGKDVAANAKVEWTKNGYVCFDLGKRCFINYIHLNLNDPTNSYYSYSKTESLSVSSDGKTWSTVSTRTYNYSYFTSHPSVSFLEQQVRYIRFESSFYDDSSNISLSAILKQE; via the exons ATGATCGATCATTCGGATCAGGTTTTAGTGAGCCTGGCAGAATTATGCACATCGGATGAATATTCCGATGTAACATTCGTCGTACAAAACGAGCGCATTTCAGCGCACCGCGCCATCCTAGCAGTACGGTGTGAGTACTTCCGGGCGCTTCTGTACGGTGGTCTGGAGGAGAGTAAGCAGACCGAAATAACGCTTGATGTATCGTCAACCGCCTTCAAGCATCTGCTCCGGTACATCTACACCGGCTCCTTGGAATTGAAGGACATGGAGGTGGACGATATACTGACTTTACTCGGATTAGTCCACCAATATGGCATCACTGCCTTCGTGAAAGCCATCTCAGACTACctgtatggagtgttgactGTGGAGAATGTGTGTACCATTGCGGACGAGGCGCGTCTGCTTGATTTAAAGGATTTAATGGATAAATGTTATGAATTTATTGATGAAAATACGCGGAGCATCATGAAACTAGAATCCTTCTGCAATTTATCGTACGAAATGGTTAGCAGTGTACTCGATCGTGATAGCTTAAACATTGAAGAGATCGATTTGTTTCAAGCCATTCACAAGTGGTGTACGAGTAATAGCGAAATAggagaaaagaagaaggttATTTATGATAAAATACGCTATGCAGCAATACCAAGGAAGAATCTAATTTTAACCGTGCGACCTACTGGCGTTGTAAATTCCGATCAGCTACTGGATATAATATGCACTCAAGACGATACACCCAAAGAACAAGAAGTTCATCCATATCGAGCTATCTCAC TGCCGGGTAAAGACGTGGCCGCAAACGCTAAAGTGGAATGGACAAAGAATGGTTACGTTTGTTTTGACCTTGGGAAACGATGCTTTATTAACTACATTCATCTTAATCTGAATGATCCAACAAACTCATATTATTCCTACTCCAAAACCGAAAGTCTATCGGTGTCATCCGATGGCAAAACATGGTCAACCGTTTCAACAAGAACATACAATTACTCTTATTTTACTTCCCATCCAAGTGTTAGTTTCCTTGAGCAACAAGTTCGCTACATTCGTTTCGAGTCATCATTTTATGATGACAGCAGTAACATTTCTTTGTCGGCCATATTAAAGCAAGAATGA
- the LOC1270349 gene encoding ninjurin-B isoform X1, giving the protein MSELVSFRPGPRTGPPGNDHDSDDNDFNSVVESENDEPSYPCARSNKAYTSLMLYQESKPYPAPEICDQEKGQLQLQKSEESDQREPTNKQINAELSSFVQKKSFAQNMMDIALLSANTNQLRYVIDLGDKHPYYMTSLMLIIVSLVMQVVVGLSMLYVNRYNMKNRSEIKAASHMNNLSVAGVFMVTLVNVFISTFNGAGAGTPPIPETGGVVVNVTNPSTAYAIP; this is encoded by the exons ATGTCTGAGCTGGTGAGCTTTAGACCAGGCCCAAGAACGGGCCCTCCTGGGAACGATCACGACAGCGACGACAACGATTTCAACAGTGTAGTGGAATCGGAAAATGACGAACCAAGCTATCCATGCGCTAGAAGCAATAAGGCCTACACCAGCTTAATGCTGTACCAAGAAAGT AAACCATACCCTGCCCCGGAGATATGTGACCAGGAAAAGGGACAACTTCAACTGCAGAAAAGTG AAGAGTCGGACCAGCGTGAACCCACCAACAAACAA ATTAATGCAGAGCTGAGCAGCTTCGTGCAGAAGAAATCGTTCGCCCAGAACATGATGGACATTGCCCTGCTGTCGGCAAACACGAATCAGCTGCGGTACGTAATCGATCTGGGGGACAAGCATCCATACTACATGACCAGTCTGATGCTGATCATCGTCAGTCTCGTGATGCAGGTAGTCGTTGGCCTATCGATGCTGTACGTGAATAG ATACAACATGAAGAACAGAAGTGAGATAAAGGCAGCCTCGCACATGAACAATCTTTCCGTGGCGGGTGTGTTTATGGTAACGCTGGTCAACGTGTTCATATCTACCTTCAACGGTGCAGGAGCTGGTACACCTCCCATACCGGAAACAGGCGGCGTGGTAGTTAATGTTACAAACCCTTCGACAGCATACGCGATACCATGA
- the LOC1270349 gene encoding ninjurin-B isoform X2, translating into MSELVSFRPGPRTGPPGNDHDSDDNDFNSVVESENDEPSYPCARSNKAYTSLMLYQESKPYPAPEICDQEKGQLQLQKSESDQREPTNKQINAELSSFVQKKSFAQNMMDIALLSANTNQLRYVIDLGDKHPYYMTSLMLIIVSLVMQVVVGLSMLYVNRYNMKNRSEIKAASHMNNLSVAGVFMVTLVNVFISTFNGAGAGTPPIPETGGVVVNVTNPSTAYAIP; encoded by the exons ATGTCTGAGCTGGTGAGCTTTAGACCAGGCCCAAGAACGGGCCCTCCTGGGAACGATCACGACAGCGACGACAACGATTTCAACAGTGTAGTGGAATCGGAAAATGACGAACCAAGCTATCCATGCGCTAGAAGCAATAAGGCCTACACCAGCTTAATGCTGTACCAAGAAAGT AAACCATACCCTGCCCCGGAGATATGTGACCAGGAAAAGGGACAACTTCAACTGCAGAAAAGTG AGTCGGACCAGCGTGAACCCACCAACAAACAA ATTAATGCAGAGCTGAGCAGCTTCGTGCAGAAGAAATCGTTCGCCCAGAACATGATGGACATTGCCCTGCTGTCGGCAAACACGAATCAGCTGCGGTACGTAATCGATCTGGGGGACAAGCATCCATACTACATGACCAGTCTGATGCTGATCATCGTCAGTCTCGTGATGCAGGTAGTCGTTGGCCTATCGATGCTGTACGTGAATAG ATACAACATGAAGAACAGAAGTGAGATAAAGGCAGCCTCGCACATGAACAATCTTTCCGTGGCGGGTGTGTTTATGGTAACGCTGGTCAACGTGTTCATATCTACCTTCAACGGTGCAGGAGCTGGTACACCTCCCATACCGGAAACAGGCGGCGTGGTAGTTAATGTTACAAACCCTTCGACAGCATACGCGATACCATGA